Proteins found in one Lagopus muta isolate bLagMut1 chromosome 18, bLagMut1 primary, whole genome shotgun sequence genomic segment:
- the TVP23C gene encoding Golgi apparatus membrane protein TVP23 homolog C, with amino-acid sequence MLRQGSSDDIEDVSLFDADDEVSRRSKKSKIRHPVASFFHLFFRVSAIVVYLLCELLTSSFIACMVTIILLLSCDFWAVKNVTGRLMVGLRWWNQVDDDGRSHWKFESRKVSAQGHKTSSESESRIFWLGLITCPIIWVIFAFSALFSFKVKWLAVVMMGVVLQGANLYGYIRCKVGSRKNLTSMATSYLGKQFLRQTVAKEDQTAS; translated from the exons ATGCTGCGGCAG GGCAGCAGTGATGACATTGAGGATGTCTCTCTCTTTGACGCCGATGATGAAGTATCCAGGAGATcaaaaaagtcaaaaataaG GCATCCAGTGGCATCATTTTTCCACCTGTTCTTCCGAGTCAGTGCGATAGTTGTCTATCTGCTCTGTGAGCTCTTAACTAGCAGCTTTATTGCCTGCATGGTGACAATCATCCTTCTCTTGTCGTGTGACTTTTGGGCCGTAAAG aacGTCACAGGGCGGCTGATGGTTGGCCTCCGCTGGTGGAATCAGGTGGATGATGATGGTAGAAGTCACTGGAAATTTGAATCTAGAAAG GTATCAGCACAAGGGCATAAAACCTCCTCAGAATCAGAGTCCCGAATTTTCTGGCTAGGTCTGATTACCTGCCCTATCATCTGGGTGATATttgctttcagtgctctgttttctttcaaagtgaAATGGCTG GCAGTAGTTATGATGGGAGTGGTTCTGCAGGGAGCCAACCTTTATGGATACATCAGGTGCAAAGTTGGCAGTAGGAAGAACTTGACAAGCATGGCAACCAGCTACCTTGGAAAGCAGTTCTTGCGGCAG ACTGTGGCTAAAGAGGACCAGACAGCATCCTGA